In Etheostoma spectabile isolate EspeVRDwgs_2016 chromosome 20, UIUC_Espe_1.0, whole genome shotgun sequence, the following are encoded in one genomic region:
- the rpl13a gene encoding 60S ribosomal protein L13a yields the protein MADRFNKVLLLDGRGHLLGRLAALVAKQVLLGHKVVVVRCEGINISGNFYRNKLKYLAFLRKRMNTNPSRGPYHFRAPSRIFWRTVRGMLPHKTKRGQAALDRLKVFDGIPPPYDKRKRMVVPAALKVVRLKPTRKFALLGRLAHEVGWKYQAITATLEEKRKEKAKLRYGKKKTLIKLTKQAEKNVEGKIAKYTDVLKQFGVLV from the exons ATGGCGGACCGGTTCAATAAG GTTCTGCTGCTTGATGGCAGGGGCCATCTACTTGGCCGGCTTGCCGCCCTTGTGGCTAAACAAGTTTTGCTGG GACACAAAGTGGTGGTGGTGCGATGCGAAGGCATCAATATCTCCGGCAACTTCTACCGCAACAAGC TGAAGTACCTGGCTTTCCTGCGTAAGAGGATGAACACCAACCCCTCTCGTGGACCATACCACTTCAGAGCTCCCAGCAGGATTTTCTGGAGGACTGTCAGAG GCATGCTGCCCCACAAAACCAAGAGAGGACAGGCTGCTCTGGATAGGCTGAAGGTGTTCGACGGTATCCCCCCGCCCTATGACAAG AGGAAGCGCATGGTTGTTCCAGCTGCTCTTAAGGTTGTGCGTCTGAAGCCCACTCGCAAG TTCGCTCTGCTTGGGCGTCTGGCACATGAGGTCGGCTGGAAGTACCAGGCCATCACAGCTACCctggaggagaagagaaaggagaaggCTAAGCTTCGCTATGGCAAGAAAAAGACACTGATCAAGCTGACCAAGCAGGCAGAAAAGAACGTTGAGGGCAAGATTGCAAAGTACACGGATGTTCTGAAACAGTTTGGAGTCCTTGTCTGA
- the atp5if1b gene encoding ATPase inhibitor B, mitochondrial — translation MARFLRPNIRSFVTAQLRMSSDQLGELGKGAGKGGGGGGSIREAGGAMGKKQAAEEEMYFKRKEQEQLAALKQHHQEEIEHHKKEIERLQRDIDRHKGKIRKLKHDD, via the exons ATGGCGAGGTTTTTAAGGCCTAACATCAGGAGTTTTGTCACTGCACAGCTGAGAATGTCATCCGACCAG CTGGGTGAACTGGGTAAAGGTGCAGGAAaaggtggtggtgggggagggTCCATCAGAGAGGCAGGTGGAGCCATGGGGAAGAAGCAGGCCGCTGAGGAGGAGATGTACTTCAA GCGCAAGGAGCAGGAGCAACTGGCTGCATTAAAGCAGCATCACCAGGAGGAAATTGAACACCACAAAAAAGAGATTGAACGTCTGCAGCGCGATATTGACCGCCACAAGGGAAAGATCCGGAAGCTGAAGCATGACGACTGA
- the zmpste24 gene encoding CAAX prenyl protease 1 homolog: protein MVESIFDLPVEKQIFYAVLGFSWTVYLWEAYLSYRQRRIYSSTTHVPQELGKIMDSETFEKSRLYQLDKSNFSFWSGLYSETEGTLILLMGGIPFLWGVAGSVTTRIGFGSEYEITQSLVFLTLATLFSAFTGLPWSVYNTFVIEERHGFNQQTLGFFLKDAVKKFIVTQCILLPVTSLLLYIIKIGGDYFFIYAWLFTLAVSLVLVTIYADYIAPLFDKFTPLPEGELKTDIEAMAKSISFPLTKVYVVEGSKRSSHSNAYFYGFFKNKRIVLFDTLLEDYSPLNKSGEPQPEQPETGDTSSESKAKPKNKKQGCNNPEILAVLGHELGHWKLGHTVKNIVISQMNSFLCFSLFAVLIGRKELFVAFGFNDSQPTLIGLMIIFQFIFSPYNELLSFCLTVLSRRFEFQADAFARGMGKASELYSALIKLNKDNLGFPVADWLFSMWHYSHPPLLERLRALGSVKQD from the exons ATGGTTGAAAGTATATTTGACCTCCCGGTGGAGAAGCAGATATTCTATGCTGTTTTGGGATTTTCGTGGACGGTTTATCTATGGGAGGCATACCTTTCTTACAGACAG AGGAGGATTTACAGTTCAACAACACATGTGCCACAGGAACTCGGGAAGATCATGGATTCTGAAACATTTGAGAAGTCACGTCTTTATCAGCTGGATAAAAGCAACTTTAGCTTTTGGTCTGGACTCTATTCTGAGACTGAAGGGACG CTGATCCTGCTCATGGGTGGAATCCCATTTCTGTGGGGTGTCGCTGGTTCTGTGACAACTCGCATAGGATTTGGTTCAGAGTACGAGATCACCCAGTCACTCGTGTTTCTGACGCTTGCCACCCTGTTCAGTGCCTTTACTGGACTTCCCTGGAGTGTGTACAACACATTCGTCATTGAGGAGAGGCATGGCTTTAATCAGCAG ACGTTGGGGTTCTTCCTCAAGGATGCTGTGAAGAAGTTTATTGTGACCCAGTGTATCCTGCTCCCTGTCACCTCGCTTCTCCTGTACATCATCAAGATTGGTGGAGACTACTTTTTCATCTATGCCTGGCTCTTCACCCTGGCCGTTTCTCTG GTGCTTGTAACAATCTATGCTGACTACATTGCTCCGCTGTTTGACAAGTTTACTCCTTTGCCTGAAGGAGAGCTGAAAACAGACATTGAGGCTATGGCCAAGAGCATCAGCTTCCCCCTCACGAAGGTTTATGTAGTCGAAG GTTCTAAGCGTTCGTCACATAGCAATGCTTACTTCTATGGGTTCTTCAAGAATAAACGCATTGTGCTGTTTGACACGCTGCTGGAAGACTACTCACCTCTCAACAAGTCTGGGGAGCCACAGCCAGAGCAGCCAGAGACTGGTGATACATCCAGCGAATCAAAAGCCAAGCCCAAG AACAAGAAACAAGGATGCAACAACCCAGAGATCCTTGCAGTCCTTGGTCATGAGCTTGGCCACTGGAAGCTCGGCCACACTGTTAAGAATATTGTCATCAGtcag ATGAATTCCTTCTTGTGCTTCTCCCTGTTTGCTGTTTTGATTGGGCGTAAGGAACTGTTTGTAGCTTTTGGCTTCAATGACAGCCAACCCACATTAATAGGCTTGATGATTATCTTCCAGTTCATCTTCTCCCCGTACAATGAG CTCTTGTCCTTCTGTCTGACAGTCCTGAGTCGCAGGTTTGAGTTCCAGGCAGATGCTTTTGCACGCGGCATGGGCAAAGCCTCCGAGCTCTACTCTGCCCTCATCAAGCTCAACAAGGATAACCTGGGCTTCCCCGTGGCTGACTGGTTGTTCTCCATGTGGCACTATTCCCACCCTCCCCTGCTGGAGCGCCTCAGAGCACTGGGCAGCGTCAAGCAGGACTGA